One Octopus sinensis linkage group LG11, ASM634580v1, whole genome shotgun sequence genomic window carries:
- the LOC115217091 gene encoding neo-calmodulin isoform X2: MAEYLSEEKIGLYKDVFSLFDDDNDGIISTRQLGDVLRKLGMSPTEGEVNEMIEKVDCDGSGTIDFPEFLRMMSNQTEDFDHETEIRETFRIFDKDGDGYISAGELRYMFANMGQKLTDEEINEMILDADIDGDGRINYSEFFRLM, translated from the exons TGTACAAAGATGTCTTCAGTCTatttgatgatgacaacgatggcaTCATCTCTACCCGGCAGCTCGGAGATGTTCTGCGGAAGCTAGGGATGAGTCCGACTGAGGGTGAAGTCAATGAAATGATAGAGAAAGTAGATTGTGATG GAAGTGGCACCATTGATTTCCCAGAGTTCCTGCGCATGATGTCCAACCAGACAGAAGACTTTGATCACGAAACTGAGATCCGTGAAACATTCCGCATATTTGACAAAGACGGCGATGGATACATCTCCGCTGGGGAGTTGCGCTACATGTTTGCCAACATGGGCCAGAAATTGACGGATGAGGAGATCAATGAAATGATTCTTGATGctgatattgatggtgatggaCGGATTAACTATTCAG aattcttCCGTCTGATGTGA